Proteins encoded in a region of the Acidimicrobiales bacterium genome:
- a CDS encoding P1 family peptidase, producing the protein MRIPIDGLRVGNYTDSEARTGCTVLLFPEGTVASGEVRGGAPATREFDLLAPERSVERLDALVLSGGSAFGLAAADGVVSHLAGAGIGYATEGGPVPIVVGLALYDLLEGDGSVRPTAADGRVAAETAMATAEMAVATGPVGAGTGATVGKWRGRTHARPGGVGVAVVAHGGVTVAAVVAVNAAGDVGHPATSAAVADGVFGGWPVAGDAGDASDLPGRRGNTTIGAVVTDAALTKGECLLMAQSAHDGLARAVFPPHMRSDGDAFVAAATGRAEAAEAADIDVLRVLAVAAVERAVVRAC; encoded by the coding sequence GTGAGGATTCCCATCGATGGCCTGCGGGTCGGCAACTACACCGATAGTGAGGCACGCACCGGCTGTACGGTCCTGCTGTTCCCCGAAGGGACGGTGGCCTCCGGCGAGGTCCGCGGCGGTGCCCCCGCGACACGTGAGTTCGACCTGCTGGCTCCTGAGCGCTCGGTGGAGCGCTTAGACGCCCTTGTGCTGTCTGGTGGTTCGGCCTTCGGCCTGGCGGCCGCTGATGGGGTGGTTTCGCATCTTGCTGGTGCCGGAATCGGTTACGCCACCGAAGGCGGTCCGGTGCCCATAGTGGTCGGCCTGGCGCTCTACGACCTTCTGGAGGGGGACGGTTCGGTCCGTCCCACGGCCGCTGATGGTCGAGTCGCTGCTGAAACGGCCATGGCAACCGCCGAGATGGCGGTGGCCACCGGGCCGGTCGGGGCCGGCACCGGCGCCACGGTCGGTAAGTGGCGGGGCCGGACCCATGCCCGTCCTGGTGGAGTGGGGGTAGCCGTAGTCGCCCACGGCGGGGTCACGGTGGCCGCCGTGGTGGCCGTCAACGCGGCGGGCGACGTCGGTCATCCGGCCACGTCGGCCGCGGTGGCCGACGGGGTGTTCGGCGGTTGGCCGGTTGCTGGAGATGCCGGAGACGCCTCGGATCTGCCGGGTCGGCGGGGCAACACCACCATCGGGGCGGTAGTCACCGACGCCGCCCTTACTAAGGGGGAGTGCCTGCTCATGGCCCAGTCGGCCCATGACGGTCTGGCCCGGGCCGTATTCCCGCCCCACATGAGATCTGATGGAGATGCCTTCGTCGCCGCGGCTACCGGCCGCGCCGAGGCGGCAGAGGCTGCCGACATCGACGTGCTGAGGGTGCTGGCCGTGGCTGCCGTCGAGCGGGCCGTGGTACGGGCCTGCTGA
- a CDS encoding DUF3524 domain-containing protein, with protein sequence MARVLLVEPFYGGSHGAWADGLVAYSRHEMVVVSHPAAAWRWRMRGGALTLAEAARRAVAEHGPPEVVLVSGMVDLAGWLGLTRRFLGDPPVVLYLHENQLMYPVSPNQKGSASDEMPLVNWMGMAGADQVWCNSAFQRDGLLAALPDLLKRAPDHSHVGFLSEVADRCHVVPVGVDLADVPIPEGTVSEEIVSANSTGPLVLWNQRWDHDKNPKAVLNALRHLADEGVAFRVALVGENERVDPREFVEARDHLGDRVVAWGFQDRAAYVDLLDRSDVVVSAAHHEFFGIAVVEAMAAGCVPVLPTGQSYPELVGSWSEDALYPEGGLRTRLRDVLVDLDGWRARMVGLDEAIRRFDWRTVVTDYDDRLETLATGTDRDITSGTTGGWD encoded by the coding sequence ATGGCCCGAGTCTTGCTCGTCGAACCGTTTTACGGGGGCTCCCACGGAGCGTGGGCCGATGGTTTGGTCGCCTACAGCCGCCACGAAATGGTCGTCGTCTCGCACCCGGCCGCCGCGTGGCGTTGGCGGATGCGAGGCGGGGCACTCACTCTGGCCGAGGCGGCCCGCCGGGCGGTGGCCGAGCACGGCCCGCCCGAAGTGGTGCTGGTCTCCGGCATGGTCGACCTAGCGGGCTGGCTGGGCCTCACCCGACGCTTCCTAGGTGATCCGCCGGTGGTGCTCTACCTGCACGAGAACCAGTTGATGTACCCGGTGAGTCCCAACCAGAAGGGGTCGGCGTCCGACGAGATGCCGTTGGTCAACTGGATGGGGATGGCCGGCGCCGACCAGGTGTGGTGCAACTCGGCGTTCCAGCGCGATGGACTGTTGGCCGCCCTGCCCGACCTCCTGAAGCGGGCCCCCGACCATTCCCATGTCGGATTCCTGAGCGAGGTGGCCGACCGGTGCCACGTGGTGCCCGTGGGCGTCGACTTGGCCGACGTGCCCATTCCTGAAGGGACGGTTTCTGAAGAGATCGTTTCCGCCAATTCGACGGGCCCGCTGGTGCTCTGGAACCAACGCTGGGATCACGACAAGAACCCGAAGGCTGTGCTGAATGCGCTACGCCACCTGGCCGACGAGGGCGTGGCCTTTAGGGTGGCTCTGGTAGGCGAGAATGAACGGGTCGATCCGAGGGAGTTCGTCGAGGCTCGGGACCACCTTGGCGATCGGGTGGTGGCCTGGGGGTTCCAGGACCGGGCCGCCTACGTCGACCTGTTGGACCGGTCAGATGTGGTGGTCAGCGCGGCGCACCACGAGTTCTTCGGGATCGCCGTGGTGGAAGCCATGGCCGCCGGCTGCGTGCCGGTCCTCCCGACCGGGCAGAGCTACCCGGAGCTGGTGGGATCGTGGTCCGAGGACGCCCTCTATCCGGAAGGTGGCCTGCGGACCCGTCTGCGTGACGTACTGGTCGACCTCGATGGCTGGCGCGCCCGGATGGTCGGCCTAGACGAGGCCATTCGACGGTTTGACTGGCGCACCGTGGTTACCGACTACGACGATCGCCTGGAGACACTTGCCACCGGCACCGACCGTGACATCACGAGCGGGACCACCGGGGGCTGGGACTAG
- the alr gene encoding alanine racemase yields MRPTWVSVDLDAVGHNVAAFDALVGDAAVCAVVKADGYGHGAPAVADAAVRAGATWLAVALVEEAADLRAAGLTAPILVLSEPRPDEMAEVVALGGVRPTLYTPVGIDAYAAAVHSTRAGVGPSAVHLKVDTGMHRVGVRPEEALATARHISDTGLILEGVFSHCSTADVPEDPFTGVQVDRFNAVLATLAAVGIEPPVVHLANTAASVTRPDTHRSLVRVGIGMYGVSPGPDVAEPCRALGLRQAMSIRSEVTHLHVVPSGEGVGYGHRWVADHETILATVPMGYADGLARAWGLGGEALVGGRRRPLRGVVSMDALMVEVDGSVSLGDEVVLLGSQGDEEIGAGEVADTIGIIPWEVLCSLSQRPPRRYP; encoded by the coding sequence ATGCGTCCCACCTGGGTGTCGGTCGACTTGGACGCCGTGGGCCACAACGTGGCCGCCTTTGACGCCCTGGTGGGTGACGCCGCCGTCTGCGCGGTTGTCAAGGCTGACGGGTACGGCCACGGTGCCCCGGCGGTGGCTGACGCGGCGGTACGGGCCGGAGCCACCTGGTTGGCCGTGGCCCTGGTCGAGGAGGCCGCCGATCTCCGGGCGGCCGGGCTGACCGCTCCCATCTTGGTCCTGTCCGAACCAAGGCCCGATGAGATGGCCGAGGTGGTGGCCCTCGGTGGGGTGCGCCCCACCCTCTACACGCCGGTCGGGATCGACGCCTATGCCGCCGCGGTCCACTCGACCCGGGCCGGGGTAGGCCCGTCGGCCGTCCATCTGAAGGTCGATACCGGAATGCACCGGGTCGGGGTGCGGCCCGAGGAGGCACTAGCCACGGCGCGCCACATCAGTGACACCGGCCTAATCCTTGAGGGAGTGTTCTCGCACTGTTCAACGGCCGATGTGCCTGAGGATCCGTTCACCGGGGTGCAGGTTGACCGCTTCAACGCCGTGCTGGCCACCCTGGCCGCCGTAGGTATCGAACCGCCGGTCGTCCACCTGGCCAACACGGCTGCTTCGGTCACCCGTCCCGACACCCACCGTTCGTTGGTCCGGGTCGGCATCGGAATGTACGGCGTATCGCCCGGCCCGGACGTGGCTGAGCCCTGCCGGGCGCTTGGTCTTCGTCAGGCCATGTCCATCCGCAGTGAGGTCACTCACCTGCATGTCGTGCCGTCAGGCGAGGGAGTGGGGTACGGCCACCGTTGGGTGGCCGACCACGAGACCATCCTGGCCACCGTACCCATGGGTTACGCCGACGGCCTGGCCCGGGCGTGGGGCCTGGGTGGCGAGGCGTTGGTGGGTGGTCGACGCCGGCCATTACGTGGCGTCGTCTCGATGGACGCCCTAATGGTCGAAGTCGACGGGTCGGTCTCCCTCGGCGACGAGGTGGTCCTTTTGGGCAGCCAGGGCGACGAGGAGATCGGGGCCGGTGAGGTCGCCGACACGATCGGGATCATCCCGTGGGAGGTCCTCTGTTCGCTCAGTCAACGCCCGCCCCGACGTTACCCCTAG
- a CDS encoding NAD(P)H-hydrate dehydratase, with product MCTPDEMATVDAAATEPLEVLIGRAGAAVARAVLDELGGGYGRRVAVLAGKGSNGADGRVAAGLLARRGVRATVVDAAATSDHLPTAGDHAVDLVVDAAYGTGLGRPFDAPAVVAPVLAVDLPSGLDGLTGEARGRPLSARRTVTFAALKPGLLFGDGPALAGRIEVVDLGLDVSGATSYLLTDGDIAGLVPPRPVNAHKWQRACWVIAGSSGMKGAAGLAATAALRAGAGYVRLSVPGDDGPGISDELGVPAEVVRMPVTTDLGLDGPEGLDGDRFASMVVGPGLGTAPEVADAVRRLVASSGPPLVIDGDGLAALTVPAGGRVATAGRPLILTPHDGEFTRLAGGPPGLDRMAAARALAADTGAVVLLKGPTTVVAAPDGQVRFAAAGDARLATAGSGDVLAGIIGAFLARGAAPLEAAAAAAHVHGRLVTGPGIDGPPMAGSSTGVAAGDLAARLVSVLTNLSVDASGGAS from the coding sequence GTGTGTACGCCGGATGAGATGGCCACCGTGGATGCCGCGGCAACTGAACCGCTAGAGGTCCTGATCGGACGGGCCGGTGCCGCAGTGGCCCGTGCCGTACTGGACGAGTTGGGTGGAGGATACGGACGGCGAGTGGCCGTGCTTGCCGGCAAGGGATCCAACGGCGCAGATGGCCGGGTGGCCGCCGGTCTGCTGGCCCGACGGGGGGTGCGGGCGACGGTCGTTGATGCTGCCGCAACCTCGGACCACCTACCGACCGCGGGGGATCACGCGGTGGACCTGGTAGTGGATGCCGCTTACGGCACCGGGCTTGGCCGCCCTTTTGATGCACCCGCCGTCGTCGCTCCGGTACTGGCCGTGGACCTCCCGTCGGGCCTCGACGGTCTGACCGGCGAGGCGCGGGGTCGGCCCCTAAGCGCTCGTCGGACCGTGACCTTTGCGGCCCTCAAGCCGGGCCTGTTGTTCGGTGACGGTCCGGCGCTGGCTGGACGGATCGAGGTGGTGGACCTGGGTCTCGACGTGTCGGGGGCGACGTCCTATCTGCTGACCGACGGCGACATCGCTGGCCTGGTGCCCCCACGTCCGGTCAACGCCCACAAGTGGCAGCGGGCCTGCTGGGTCATCGCTGGCTCATCGGGCATGAAGGGGGCCGCTGGTCTGGCCGCCACCGCGGCGCTGCGGGCCGGGGCGGGCTACGTCCGTCTGTCTGTACCCGGCGACGATGGCCCGGGTATTTCCGACGAGCTGGGTGTCCCGGCCGAGGTGGTACGGATGCCCGTCACCACTGACCTGGGGCTAGATGGCCCCGAGGGCTTGGACGGGGACCGGTTCGCCTCGATGGTGGTCGGCCCGGGATTGGGGACCGCCCCCGAGGTGGCCGACGCAGTGCGACGGCTGGTGGCCTCGTCGGGCCCACCGCTAGTCATCGATGGTGATGGCCTGGCCGCCCTCACCGTCCCGGCCGGCGGTCGGGTGGCTACCGCGGGGAGGCCGCTGATCCTGACCCCGCACGACGGTGAGTTCACCCGTCTGGCCGGTGGGCCGCCTGGTTTGGACCGCATGGCTGCCGCCCGTGCCCTAGCTGCCGATACCGGCGCTGTGGTGCTCCTGAAGGGTCCGACCACGGTGGTCGCCGCCCCCGACGGCCAGGTTCGGTTCGCCGCGGCGGGCGACGCCCGCCTGGCTACCGCTGGGTCCGGTGATGTGCTGGCTGGGATCATCGGGGCCTTCCTTGCCCGTGGGGCCGCGCCGTTGGAGGCCGCGGCCGCCGCCGCCCATGTGCACGGACGCCTGGTCACCGGGCCGGGCATTGATGGCCCCCCGATGGCGGGTTCGTCCACCGGGGTGGCGGCGGGCGATCTTGCGGCGAGGCTGGTGTCCGTGCTGACCAACCTTTCCGTCGATGCCTCGGGAGGCGCAAGCTGA
- a CDS encoding holo-ACP synthase, whose translation MIGIGVDLVDIDRFRGSLDRTPSLRDRLFRPAERAYADAHVDPASRYAVRFAAKEATLKALGLGLGGMDMYDIEVVRDGLGPPSMVLHGESAEVARRAGVSRWLVTLSHTDTLAQATVVAL comes from the coding sequence ATGATCGGCATCGGAGTGGACCTAGTCGATATCGACCGGTTCCGAGGCTCGTTGGATCGCACGCCGTCGCTACGAGACCGGCTGTTCCGACCGGCTGAGCGGGCCTATGCCGATGCCCATGTGGACCCGGCCAGTCGCTACGCGGTGCGGTTCGCGGCCAAGGAGGCGACGCTCAAGGCTCTCGGTCTGGGTCTCGGCGGGATGGACATGTACGACATCGAGGTGGTGCGCGACGGGCTGGGGCCTCCTTCGATGGTGCTCCACGGTGAGTCAGCCGAGGTGGCCCGGCGGGCCGGCGTGAGCCGCTGGTTGGTCACACTGAGCCACACTGACACTCTGGCCCAGGCGACCGTCGTCGCTCTCTGA
- a CDS encoding SIS domain-containing protein yields MCGIIAILRRPPSRDVPTAESILTLLVDATALLGGPDGPQMADRVTTAAGQIAEADRLLGGLPGLLALDRDAGLAGRITAALADLPDQIAGMEAVLERRVTTPDGSDSSDGVEVANAALVALRDAVWGVTRDRLGTHVGVGSLRSPRIAPSDAGLGVLLSIQQALSAIDRLEVRGRDSAGIQVTVWNHDLAADDPEVAGRTVDGLHRTGSVRVLDGGGLAFVVKAAAEIGELGDNTAVLRASLAADGLLARALVAPGVEGSILGHTRWASVGLISESNAHPVDSVRADGVAVPLVTAVLNGDVDNHADLMVSEGLSVAPEITTDAKVIPVLCATHLAAGHDRSEAFRRAVSVFDGSVAIGAAIGDAPDRLLLALRGSGQGLYVGLAEDAYVVASEPYGVVEVTTEFVRMDGETPADPDDPGASRGQILELDGALAGTLHGMVRRSYDGRSLPVTEADLARAEITTRDIDRGDHPHFLLKEIGESPDSVRATLRGRLVPVGDTPAVWRVRLGEDALGADVRAGLSDGSIRRILIIGQGTAAIAGGSVARALEAELAGSDGIIVEDLPATELSGFGLTPDMSDTLVVAISQSGTTTDTNRTVDLVRTRGARVVAIVNRRNSDLVGRADGVLYTSDGRDVEMSVASTKAFYAQAVAGILLAVAIADAAGAPGAPDRADVLTGLRALPDAMVEVLGMRDQVASIASRHAPGRRYWAVVGSGPNLVAAREIRIKLSELCYKSIAADATEDKKHIDLSSEPLILVCATGLVGSTADDVAKEVAIYRAHKALPVVVADAGSSRFADAHDVVSVPPVHPRLAFLLSTMVGHLFGYEAARAIDAQAHVLRSAHAAIEAEAERRLAGGAVQATSDDPGTDSSAPEALPDALTPGLATELGAAASTFADELRNGRLNGHLEASTAVRLSTLFRFALGAVPLESYQLEFGRVGTPALVLDDLAAALTVAIEELTRPIDAIKHQAKTVTVGISRTDETLLDARLAREVLDAGAPRDSLSYRTLRALVALDPAVSDVAGYTRYRVDGLDGASPTAAIVDRAGVSTGIRSRTDRDPALRGTKHRVAVDRDVLVTRGARDDRIIVLVPEVKDRETVGITLLHVVLRERLTPDVLRGVLQGYGNRYSAVRDAVCETEPDLRDDLLAEVSVVDLLTDPVSDIADRLRADRLRA; encoded by the coding sequence ATGTGCGGCATAATCGCGATCCTCCGAAGGCCGCCCTCCCGGGACGTTCCCACCGCCGAGTCGATCCTGACGCTGCTCGTCGACGCCACCGCGCTGCTCGGCGGGCCTGACGGCCCGCAGATGGCTGACCGGGTGACCACGGCCGCTGGTCAGATCGCCGAGGCCGATCGTCTGCTGGGAGGCCTCCCCGGGCTCCTGGCCCTCGATCGGGATGCTGGTCTGGCCGGGCGGATCACCGCGGCACTGGCTGATCTTCCGGATCAGATCGCTGGGATGGAAGCGGTGCTGGAGCGTCGGGTGACCACTCCAGACGGATCGGATTCATCCGACGGAGTCGAAGTGGCCAATGCCGCCCTGGTAGCACTGCGGGATGCCGTCTGGGGCGTGACCCGGGACAGGCTCGGTACCCACGTCGGAGTGGGATCACTCCGTTCGCCTCGCATCGCACCGAGCGACGCCGGGCTGGGTGTCCTCCTCTCGATCCAACAGGCCCTGTCGGCCATCGACCGCCTCGAGGTCAGGGGCCGGGATTCAGCCGGTATCCAGGTGACGGTCTGGAATCACGATCTGGCTGCTGACGACCCGGAGGTGGCCGGCCGAACGGTCGACGGTCTCCACCGCACGGGCAGTGTCCGGGTGCTGGACGGCGGTGGTCTGGCCTTCGTGGTCAAGGCGGCAGCCGAGATAGGCGAGCTGGGCGACAACACGGCGGTCCTACGTGCGTCGTTGGCTGCCGACGGCCTTCTGGCCCGGGCTCTGGTCGCCCCCGGGGTGGAGGGGTCGATCCTGGGCCACACCCGGTGGGCCAGCGTGGGCCTGATCTCCGAGTCCAACGCCCACCCGGTGGATTCTGTTCGGGCCGATGGGGTGGCAGTCCCGCTGGTCACCGCGGTGCTCAACGGTGATGTCGACAACCACGCCGACTTGATGGTGTCCGAGGGTCTCAGCGTGGCTCCGGAGATAACCACCGACGCCAAGGTGATACCGGTGCTGTGTGCCACCCATTTGGCTGCCGGCCATGATCGTTCCGAGGCATTCCGCCGGGCGGTGAGCGTCTTTGATGGGTCAGTGGCCATCGGGGCGGCGATCGGCGACGCGCCCGACAGGCTCCTCCTCGCTCTGCGAGGCAGCGGCCAGGGGCTTTACGTGGGCCTAGCCGAGGACGCCTACGTCGTGGCCTCCGAACCCTACGGGGTGGTGGAGGTGACGACTGAGTTCGTCCGGATGGATGGCGAGACACCGGCCGATCCGGACGATCCGGGGGCCAGCCGGGGCCAGATCCTGGAGTTGGACGGTGCGCTGGCGGGGACGCTCCACGGGATGGTCCGACGGTCGTATGACGGACGATCGTTGCCGGTCACCGAGGCCGATCTGGCCCGAGCCGAGATCACCACCCGGGATATCGACCGGGGCGATCACCCCCACTTTCTCCTAAAGGAAATCGGCGAGTCTCCGGACTCGGTCAGGGCCACCCTGCGTGGCCGGCTTGTGCCTGTCGGCGATACCCCCGCGGTCTGGCGGGTCCGTCTGGGGGAGGACGCGCTGGGAGCCGATGTGCGGGCCGGCCTGTCTGACGGATCGATTCGACGGATCCTGATCATCGGCCAGGGCACAGCGGCCATCGCAGGTGGCTCGGTGGCCCGTGCCCTCGAGGCTGAACTGGCTGGGTCCGACGGCATCATCGTGGAGGACCTACCGGCCACCGAACTCTCGGGCTTCGGCCTGACGCCGGACATGTCCGACACCCTCGTAGTGGCCATCAGCCAGTCGGGGACGACGACAGACACCAATCGCACTGTCGATCTGGTGCGGACCCGGGGTGCCCGGGTGGTGGCCATCGTGAACCGGCGCAACAGCGACCTGGTCGGCCGGGCCGACGGCGTGTTGTACACGTCCGATGGTCGCGACGTAGAGATGAGCGTGGCCTCCACGAAGGCCTTCTACGCCCAGGCGGTGGCCGGGATCCTGCTAGCCGTGGCGATTGCTGACGCGGCCGGGGCCCCCGGTGCGCCCGATCGGGCCGACGTGCTGACCGGGTTGCGGGCCCTGCCCGACGCGATGGTCGAGGTGCTGGGGATGCGTGACCAGGTGGCGTCGATCGCCTCACGGCACGCCCCGGGTCGGCGCTACTGGGCCGTGGTGGGGAGTGGACCCAACCTGGTGGCAGCCCGCGAGATCCGGATCAAACTGTCGGAACTCTGTTACAAGTCGATCGCCGCGGATGCCACTGAGGACAAGAAGCACATCGACCTCTCGTCGGAGCCGCTGATCCTGGTGTGCGCCACCGGCCTGGTCGGTTCCACAGCCGATGACGTGGCCAAGGAGGTGGCCATCTACCGGGCGCATAAGGCGCTGCCAGTGGTGGTGGCCGACGCCGGCTCGTCGAGATTCGCCGATGCTCACGACGTGGTGTCGGTACCGCCGGTGCATCCCCGTCTGGCCTTCCTGCTGTCCACCATGGTCGGCCATCTGTTCGGCTACGAGGCGGCCCGGGCCATTGACGCTCAGGCCCACGTGCTGCGGTCCGCCCACGCGGCGATCGAGGCCGAGGCCGAGCGTCGCTTGGCCGGCGGGGCGGTCCAGGCGACGTCGGACGACCCGGGGACTGACTCCTCCGCCCCCGAGGCGTTACCCGATGCGTTGACCCCAGGCTTGGCCACCGAGTTGGGCGCCGCCGCCAGTACCTTCGCCGACGAGTTGCGAAACGGGCGGCTCAACGGGCACCTCGAGGCGTCCACAGCGGTGCGCCTGTCGACGTTGTTTCGGTTTGCTCTGGGCGCCGTGCCGTTGGAGTCGTACCAGTTGGAGTTCGGTCGGGTCGGCACGCCGGCACTGGTGCTGGACGATCTGGCCGCCGCGTTGACCGTGGCAATCGAGGAGCTGACCAGACCCATCGACGCCATCAAGCATCAGGCAAAGACGGTGACCGTGGGCATCTCAAGGACTGACGAGACCCTGTTGGACGCCCGCTTGGCCCGTGAGGTGCTCGACGCCGGGGCGCCTCGTGATTCGCTCAGCTACCGGACACTTCGGGCACTGGTTGCCCTGGATCCGGCGGTGTCCGACGTCGCCGGCTACACCCGCTACCGGGTGGACGGCCTGGACGGGGCTTCGCCGACCGCGGCGATCGTGGACCGTGCTGGGGTGTCGACGGGAATCCGCTCGCGTACTGATAGGGACCCGGCCCTGCGGGGCACCAAGCATCGGGTGGCTGTGGATCGTGACGTCTTGGTGACCCGGGGTGCCCGCGACGACCGGATCATCGTGCTGGTGCCCGAGGTCAAGGACCGCGAGACGGTGGGTATCACCCTGCTGCACGTGGTGTTGCGCGAGCGCCTCACCCCGGACGTCCTGCGTGGCGTGCTGCAGGGCTATGGCAACCGCTATTCCGCGGTGCGTGACGCGGTTTGTGAGACTGAGCCCGACCTACGAGACGACTTGCTAGCCGAGGTGTCGGTGGTCGACCTGTTGACTGACCCGGTGTCGGACATTGCTGACCGACTGCGGGCCGACCGGCTCCGGGCCTGA
- the rpsI gene encoding 30S ribosomal protein S9 — protein sequence MPSPLIQSTGRRKESVARVRLRPGNGTVTVNGRTAEDYFPSESHRLVFTEPLRVTATEGAYDIDATLHGGGIAGQAGAMRLGIARALEALEPERRPALKEAGLLTRDDRKKESKKYGLHKARKAPQYSKR from the coding sequence ATGCCCAGCCCCCTCATCCAATCCACTGGTCGCCGCAAGGAGTCGGTCGCTCGTGTGCGCCTGCGCCCGGGCAACGGCACGGTCACCGTCAACGGTCGTACGGCCGAGGACTACTTCCCGTCGGAGAGCCACCGTCTGGTGTTCACCGAGCCGCTGAGGGTCACCGCCACGGAGGGCGCCTACGACATCGACGCCACCCTGCACGGCGGCGGCATCGCTGGTCAAGCGGGGGCCATGCGCCTCGGCATCGCCCGTGCACTAGAGGCCCTAGAGCCCGAGCGTCGTCCGGCCCTCAAGGAGGCTGGCCTGCTGACCCGCGACGATCGCAAGAAGGAGTCCAAGAAGTACGGACTCCACAAGGCCCGCAAGGCTCCGCAGTACTCCAAGCGCTGA
- the rplM gene encoding 50S ribosomal protein L13 translates to MSTYTPRASEIERVWHVVDAEGMILGRMASEVASILRGKHKPTFTPHIDTGDHVVIINAEKVVLTGAKNTDKNVYDHSGYPGGLKTQAYGTFLAKKPEEAIRRTIRGMIPKNRLGRQQLTKLKVYRGADHPHEAQQPQPLAIDHARARTA, encoded by the coding sequence GTGTCCACCTACACCCCCAGGGCCAGCGAAATCGAGCGCGTCTGGCACGTCGTCGACGCCGAGGGCATGATCCTCGGTCGTATGGCGTCCGAGGTCGCGTCGATCCTACGCGGCAAGCACAAGCCGACCTTCACGCCCCACATCGACACCGGTGACCACGTGGTGATCATCAACGCCGAAAAAGTCGTGCTGACGGGCGCCAAGAACACCGACAAGAACGTTTACGACCACTCGGGTTACCCGGGCGGTCTGAAGACCCAGGCCTACGGCACCTTCCTGGCCAAGAAGCCCGAAGAGGCCATCCGCCGGACCATCCGGGGGATGATTCCCAAGAACCGCCTGGGCCGCCAGCAGCTCACCAAGCTGAAGGTGTACCGCGGCGCCGATCATCCCCACGAGGCACAGCAGCCCCAGCCGCTGGCCATCGATCACGCACGGGCCCGCACGGCCTGA
- the truA gene encoding tRNA pseudouridine(38-40) synthase TruA — MRARATVAYDGAPFHGFAANAGVPTVAGLLVDVLSRVLRTEVTLTCAGRTDRGVHAVGQVVGFDLSERSDAELETLRDIVNRRIGPSVVLTSIQRAADDFDARFSATGRTYRYRILDRLEPDPLLVTRVWHVAEPLDVAAMEAASADLVGLHDFTSFCLQQAPRPDGSMPTMMRRVTAASWRRLPDGPSGADLLEFEVSASAFCQRMVRTIVGTLVDIGRGELAIDVIPAVLAAEDRRIAADSAPAQGLVFWSVTYG; from the coding sequence ATGAGGGCTAGGGCGACCGTCGCCTATGACGGGGCCCCGTTCCACGGGTTCGCCGCCAATGCAGGCGTACCCACCGTCGCCGGCTTGCTGGTCGACGTGTTGTCACGCGTCCTACGGACCGAGGTGACCCTGACGTGTGCTGGCCGCACGGACCGCGGCGTGCACGCCGTGGGCCAGGTAGTGGGTTTCGATCTGTCGGAGCGTTCGGACGCCGAGCTCGAGACGCTGCGCGACATCGTGAACCGGCGGATCGGACCCTCCGTGGTCCTGACCTCCATTCAGCGGGCCGCCGATGATTTCGACGCCCGGTTCTCGGCTACCGGTCGGACCTACCGGTACCGGATCCTGGATCGCCTGGAACCCGATCCGCTGCTGGTCACCCGGGTTTGGCACGTGGCCGAGCCTCTCGACGTGGCCGCCATGGAGGCTGCATCGGCCGACCTGGTGGGCCTGCACGACTTCACGTCGTTCTGCCTTCAGCAGGCTCCTCGACCGGACGGGTCGATGCCCACCATGATGCGGAGGGTGACCGCAGCCTCGTGGCGGAGGTTGCCCGATGGTCCGTCGGGAGCGGACCTGTTGGAGTTCGAGGTGTCCGCGTCGGCCTTCTGCCAGCGGATGGTCCGAACCATTGTTGGAACATTGGTGGATATCGGCCGCGGTGAGCTGGCCATTGACGTAATCCCCGCCGTGCTGGCTGCCGAGGATCGACGTATTGCGGCGGATTCCGCTCCGGCCCAGGGCCTTGTCTTCTGGTCGGTTACCTACGGCTGA
- the rplQ gene encoding 50S ribosomal protein L17, with protein MPATPKKGRRFGGSSAHQKSMMANLVASLIAAEGITTTEAKAKALRPIAEKMITKARKGGVHNHRQVVSFLRDREMAAKLFDEIGPRYVDRPGGYTRILKVGPRHGDNAPMARIELV; from the coding sequence ATGCCGGCAACCCCCAAGAAGGGCCGTCGCTTCGGTGGCAGCTCGGCTCACCAGAAGTCGATGATGGCCAACCTCGTGGCGTCGCTGATTGCCGCTGAGGGCATCACGACTACGGAGGCCAAGGCCAAGGCTCTGCGCCCCATCGCCGAGAAGATGATCACCAAGGCCCGTAAGGGCGGTGTCCACAACCACCGTCAGGTGGTCTCGTTCCTCCGAGATCGTGAGATGGCCGCCAAGCTCTTCGACGAGATTGGTCCCCGCTACGTCGACCGTCCGGGTGGTTACACGCGGATCCTCAAGGTCGGCCCCCGCCATGGTGACAACGCGCCGATGGCTCGCATCGAGCTCGTCTGA